A stretch of the Polaribacter pacificus genome encodes the following:
- a CDS encoding ribulokinase — MKKYVIGLDYGSDSVRAVLIDSDNGNEIAAQVHWYERWKNGFFCAASRNQFRQHPLDHLEGLEHSIKGILVKSKIAAKNIKAICIDTTGSSPLPLTEDGTALALTKGFEDNPNAMMVLWKDHTAIKEAAEINTLAKEWGGEDFTKYEGGIYSSEWFWAKILHVVRADAAVKEAAYTWMEHCDYLSYVLADQKDLKSFKRSRCAAGHKAMWHESWGGLPPTQFLTQLDPYLAQLRDRLYQKTYSSNEVAGCLNKTWAARLGLSTETIIAVGTFDAHAGAVGAKIEEEALVRVMGTSTCDIMVSKPEIIGQRTIKGICGQVDGSVLPGLIGLEAGQSAFGDLLAWFKELLMWPVEQLVMPSKILSTAQKEALAQEIEANFIQKLSDQAIEIPLSEAIPVALDWINGRRTPDANQDLKSSLIGLSLGTKAPHIFKALVHAICYGSKMIVDRFETEGVAIKTVIGIGGVAIKSPLIMQSLANVLNKPIKVAKSEQAPALGAAIYAATAAGIYPNVLEASKQMGSDFEAIYTPEPAAVLHFEKEIEAYKTLGNFIENNLTTQSHV; from the coding sequence ATGAAAAAATATGTTATCGGATTGGATTATGGCTCGGATTCTGTTCGAGCGGTACTGATAGATTCTGACAATGGAAATGAAATTGCAGCGCAGGTACATTGGTATGAACGCTGGAAAAACGGTTTTTTTTGTGCTGCTTCGCGAAATCAATTTCGCCAGCATCCTTTAGATCACCTAGAAGGCTTAGAACACAGCATTAAAGGAATCTTAGTAAAAAGCAAGATCGCTGCCAAAAACATCAAAGCAATCTGTATAGATACCACGGGTTCATCACCGCTACCTCTAACAGAAGATGGAACCGCCTTGGCCCTAACCAAGGGCTTTGAAGACAATCCCAACGCCATGATGGTCTTGTGGAAAGATCATACTGCCATTAAAGAGGCAGCAGAAATAAACACACTGGCTAAAGAATGGGGCGGCGAAGACTTTACCAAATACGAAGGAGGCATATATTCATCCGAATGGTTTTGGGCAAAAATTTTACATGTAGTAAGAGCAGATGCAGCTGTTAAAGAAGCAGCCTATACCTGGATGGAACACTGTGATTATCTAAGCTATGTTTTGGCTGATCAAAAAGATTTAAAAAGCTTTAAACGCAGTCGTTGTGCTGCAGGTCATAAAGCCATGTGGCATGAAAGCTGGGGTGGCTTACCTCCCACTCAATTTTTAACTCAATTAGACCCATATTTAGCACAACTTAGAGATCGGCTCTATCAAAAAACATACAGCTCAAATGAGGTTGCAGGTTGCTTAAACAAAACCTGGGCAGCCCGTCTAGGGCTCAGCACAGAAACCATTATTGCCGTAGGAACTTTTGACGCTCACGCCGGTGCGGTGGGTGCAAAAATTGAAGAAGAGGCATTGGTTCGTGTTATGGGTACCTCAACCTGTGATATCATGGTTTCAAAACCCGAAATTATCGGCCAGCGAACCATCAAAGGAATTTGTGGACAAGTTGATGGATCAGTACTTCCTGGACTCATTGGTTTAGAGGCTGGGCAATCTGCCTTTGGTGATTTATTAGCCTGGTTTAAAGAACTATTAATGTGGCCAGTAGAACAGTTAGTGATGCCGTCTAAAATCTTATCCACAGCACAAAAAGAGGCCTTAGCTCAAGAAATTGAAGCCAATTTTATACAAAAATTATCAGATCAAGCTATTGAGATCCCCCTCAGTGAAGCCATCCCCGTGGCACTTGATTGGATCAACGGACGACGTACGCCCGATGCCAATCAAGATTTAAAAAGTTCTCTTATCGGTCTTTCATTAGGTACCAAGGCTCCCCATATTTTTAAAGCCTTGGTACACGCCATTTGTTATGGTTCTAAAATGATTGTAGACCGCTTTGAAACTGAAGGTGTTGCTATTAAAACCGTTATTGGGATTGGTGGCGTGGCCATCAAATCTCCTTTAATTATGCAAAGCTTGGCCAATGTCTTAAACAAACCCATTAAAGTAGCAAAGTCTGAGCAGGCGCCTGCTTTGGGCGCAGCTATTTATGCAGCCACAGCAGCAGGAATCTATCCAAATGTGCTAGAAGCCAGTAAACAGATGGGAAGCGATTTTGAAGCCATCTATACTCCTGAGCCAGCTGCCGTTTTGCATTTTGAAAAAGAAATAGAAGCCTATAAAACTTTAGGTAATTTTATAGAAAACAACTTAACAACCCAAAGCCATGTCTAG
- the araA gene encoding L-arabinose isomerase, giving the protein MITSLKKEVWFVTGSQHLYGDETLQQVANNSKQIVAGLDASAKIPVQIICKPTVKTPSEITALCQEANNHPNCIGLITWMHTFSPAKMWIAGLNLLNKPICHLHTQYNAEIPWEQIDMDFMNLNQSAHGDREFGYLMSRMRIKRKVVVGHWQTEAVQKKLGIWTRVALGWNEMQQLKVARIGDNMRQVAVTEGDKVEAQIRFGVAVNGYDSSDVMAFVNKVSQAELDALLTEYANSYALTESLKEGGAQRASLVEAARIELGLRAFLEDGGFKAFTDTFENLGAFKQLPGIAVQRLMADGYGFGGEGDWKTAALVRVMKVMAVGLDAGTSFMEDYTYHFSPQKAYVLGSHMLEICPSIASQPVSCQVHPLGIGGKEDPVRLVFNAPAGPAINASLVDMGTRFRLIVNEVIAVEPLADLPNLPVARVLWEPQPNLEVAATAWILAGGAHHTVYSQALTSEYMEDFADIAGIELLVIDADTKVREFKNTMNANEAYYHLFQHRL; this is encoded by the coding sequence ATGATAACTAGTTTAAAAAAAGAAGTTTGGTTTGTTACTGGAAGTCAGCATTTGTATGGGGATGAAACCCTGCAACAGGTGGCCAACAACTCAAAACAAATAGTAGCAGGTTTGGATGCTTCGGCAAAGATTCCTGTGCAGATAATTTGCAAGCCCACCGTAAAAACACCTAGTGAAATTACTGCCCTTTGTCAAGAGGCCAACAACCATCCAAATTGTATTGGATTGATTACTTGGATGCATACTTTTTCGCCGGCAAAAATGTGGATTGCAGGATTAAACCTCTTAAACAAGCCCATCTGTCATTTGCATACCCAATACAATGCAGAGATCCCTTGGGAGCAGATTGATATGGATTTTATGAACCTTAACCAATCGGCACATGGCGATCGTGAGTTTGGCTACCTGATGTCTCGAATGCGGATCAAACGCAAGGTAGTGGTTGGTCATTGGCAAACCGAAGCCGTACAAAAAAAACTAGGTATTTGGACCCGAGTAGCTTTAGGTTGGAATGAAATGCAGCAGTTAAAAGTGGCCAGAATCGGTGATAATATGCGTCAAGTAGCCGTTACCGAAGGTGATAAAGTAGAAGCCCAAATACGTTTTGGTGTTGCAGTTAATGGGTATGACTCATCTGATGTCATGGCCTTTGTAAACAAGGTTAGCCAAGCAGAATTGGATGCCCTTTTAACCGAGTATGCCAACAGCTATGCGCTTACTGAATCTTTAAAAGAAGGAGGAGCGCAAAGAGCTTCTTTGGTAGAAGCTGCCAGAATTGAACTGGGCCTCAGAGCTTTTTTAGAAGACGGTGGTTTTAAAGCCTTTACCGATACTTTTGAAAATCTAGGCGCTTTTAAACAGTTGCCAGGCATTGCCGTACAGCGTTTGATGGCTGATGGATATGGCTTTGGTGGCGAAGGCGATTGGAAAACCGCAGCACTGGTTCGGGTAATGAAAGTGATGGCTGTAGGCTTGGATGCAGGAACTTCTTTTATGGAAGATTACACCTATCATTTTAGCCCACAAAAAGCCTATGTTTTGGGCTCTCACATGTTAGAAATTTGTCCATCCATTGCAAGCCAACCGGTGTCTTGCCAAGTACATCCTTTGGGAATCGGCGGCAAAGAAGACCCTGTTCGTTTGGTGTTTAACGCACCTGCGGGTCCTGCCATTAATGCCTCTTTGGTAGATATGGGCACGCGTTTTCGATTGATCGTTAATGAGGTGATTGCCGTAGAGCCACTTGCCGATTTACCAAACCTGCCAGTAGCACGAGTGCTTTGGGAACCCCAACCCAATTTAGAAGTCGCTGCAACTGCCTGGATTTTAGCAGGTGGAGCACATCATACCGTTTATAGCCAAGCATTGACTAGTGAATATATGGAAGATTTTGCAGACATTGCAGGAATAGAATTGTTGGTCATCGATGCCGATACCAAAGTACGTGAATTTAAAAACACCATGAATGCAAACGAAGCCTATTACCATTTGTTTCAGCATCGTTTATAA
- a CDS encoding aldose epimerase family protein: MNANTQQPNISKTVFGVTPDGIVVDQYTLSNAKGMQLSIITFGGIITSLKAPNKNQEYQDIVLGYPNLEPYLANPTYFGAIIGRYGNRIANGTFKLKGKTYSLATNNGKNHLHGGTKGFDKVVWTASPATTDTTVSLTLNYISKDLEEGYPGTLNTQVVYTLSDDNTLTVDYTATTDKSTVVNLTQHSYFNLSGDFSNTILDHQLSINADAYLPVDGGLIPTGTLASVNNTPFDFRTAKTIGRDINTKDLQLERGLGYDHCWVLNDQNQGQRLAATAYHPESGRVLEVFTDQPGIQLYTGNFLDGTLPNKQGGNYEHRTGFCLETQHYPDSPNQQSFPTTVLNPGETYHTQTRFKFSTK, translated from the coding sequence ATGAACGCAAATACCCAACAGCCCAACATTAGCAAAACTGTTTTTGGGGTAACCCCAGATGGGATTGTGGTAGATCAATACACACTGAGCAACGCCAAAGGAATGCAGCTAAGCATTATTACTTTTGGAGGCATTATTACTTCTTTAAAAGCGCCCAACAAAAACCAGGAGTACCAAGACATCGTTTTGGGCTATCCTAACTTAGAACCTTATTTGGCCAACCCTACCTATTTTGGAGCCATAATCGGCCGATATGGCAATCGAATTGCCAACGGAACATTTAAACTCAAAGGCAAGACGTATAGCTTAGCCACCAACAATGGCAAAAATCATTTGCATGGAGGTACTAAAGGTTTTGACAAGGTGGTTTGGACCGCCAGTCCTGCAACTACTGATACAACAGTTTCTTTAACGCTTAACTACATCAGCAAAGACCTAGAAGAAGGTTATCCTGGCACCCTAAATACACAGGTTGTTTATACGCTTTCTGATGACAATACCCTTACGGTAGATTATACCGCAACTACAGACAAAAGCACCGTAGTTAATTTAACCCAACACTCCTATTTTAACTTATCGGGAGATTTTTCTAACACCATTTTAGACCATCAATTAAGCATCAATGCTGATGCCTATTTACCTGTAGATGGAGGCCTGATTCCTACAGGAACTTTGGCTAGTGTAAACAATACGCCTTTTGATTTTAGAACGGCAAAAACCATCGGTAGAGATATCAATACCAAAGACCTACAATTAGAAAGAGGTTTGGGTTATGATCACTGCTGGGTTTTAAACGATCAAAACCAAGGGCAGCGTTTGGCAGCAACTGCCTACCACCCAGAAAGTGGTCGAGTTTTAGAGGTGTTTACAGACCAACCTGGGATCCAATTGTACACTGGTAATTTTTTAGACGGCACCCTGCCCAACAAACAAGGTGGCAACTATGAGCACCGCACAGGATTTTGCTTGGAAACCCAACATTATCCAGACAGCCCTAATCAACAGAGTTTCCCAACAACGGTTTTAAATCCTGGAGAAACGTACCATACGCAAACCCGTTTTAAATTCTCAACCAAGTAA
- a CDS encoding L-ribulose-5-phosphate 4-epimerase — MSSKFDQLKQECYDANMELNALNLVVYTFGNVSAVDRKEQVFAIKPSGVPYEQLKPQDMVIVDFDNNSIEGNLRPSSDTKTHAYLYKHWPDIGGIAHTHAKYSVAWAQAQRDIPIFGTTHADHLTTDIPCAPPMQDQLIAGNYEHNTGIQILDCFKEKQLSYQEVEMVLIGNHGPFTWGASAAKAVYNSKVLEVIAEMAVLTLQINPDAPRLKESLIKKHYERKHGKNSYYGQ, encoded by the coding sequence ATGTCTAGCAAATTCGATCAACTAAAACAAGAATGTTACGATGCCAATATGGAGCTCAACGCTTTAAATTTGGTGGTATACACCTTTGGCAATGTTAGTGCCGTAGACAGAAAAGAACAGGTGTTTGCCATTAAGCCTAGCGGTGTCCCTTATGAGCAACTCAAACCTCAAGACATGGTTATCGTAGATTTTGACAACAATAGTATCGAGGGCAATTTACGCCCATCATCAGATACCAAAACTCATGCCTATTTGTACAAACATTGGCCAGATATTGGCGGCATTGCACATACCCACGCCAAATATTCAGTAGCCTGGGCACAAGCACAAAGAGACATTCCCATTTTTGGAACCACCCATGCAGATCATTTAACCACAGACATTCCCTGTGCCCCTCCCATGCAAGATCAATTAATTGCGGGCAATTATGAGCACAATACGGGCATCCAAATTTTGGATTGTTTTAAAGAAAAGCAACTGTCTTATCAAGAGGTAGAAATGGTCTTAATTGGCAACCACGGCCCTTTTACTTGGGGTGCATCCGCAGCAAAAGCGGTATACAACAGCAAAGTGTTAGAAGTCATTGCAGAAATGGCTGTGCTAACCCTGCAGATTAACCCTGATGCCCCAAGGCTTAAAGAATCACTTATTAAAAAACACTATGAACGCAAGCACGGGAAAAACTCGTATTACGGTCAATAA